A section of the Clostridium omnivorum genome encodes:
- a CDS encoding M48 family metallopeptidase: MESLTINNIEIEVQKKNIKNLHLSVLPPSGRVRVSAPQNMNDEAIRVFLITKIGWIKQQQEKFNNQPRQTEREYVSGESVYLWGRRYRLEVVYSNIRNDIKIHGDRLVLQVREESSTEQRANVLNAWYRDNLKKEIPKLLEKWQKIIGVSVNEWGVKKMKTKWGTCNAEAKRIWLNLQLVKKSPQCLEYVIVHELVHLLEKKHNKIFTGYMNKFLPDWRTTKAELNAQILDYMEE, from the coding sequence GTGGAGAGCTTAACAATTAATAATATAGAAATAGAAGTACAAAAGAAAAATATAAAGAATTTGCATTTGTCGGTGTTACCACCTAGTGGCAGAGTAAGAGTTTCAGCACCACAAAATATGAATGATGAAGCTATTAGGGTATTTCTTATCACAAAAATCGGCTGGATAAAACAGCAGCAAGAAAAGTTTAATAATCAGCCAAGACAGACAGAGCGTGAATATGTCTCAGGTGAAAGTGTTTACTTATGGGGCAGAAGATATAGGCTTGAAGTGGTTTACTCTAATATACGTAATGATATAAAAATTCATGGAGACAGGCTTGTTCTTCAAGTGCGAGAAGAAAGTTCAACAGAACAACGTGCAAATGTGTTAAACGCTTGGTATCGAGATAATCTAAAAAAAGAAATCCCAAAGCTATTAGAAAAATGGCAAAAAATTATCGGTGTTTCTGTTAATGAATGGGGAGTTAAGAAGATGAAAACTAAGTGGGGGACATGTAACGCGGAAGCTAAGCGTATTTGGCTTAATCTGCAGCTAGTAAAAAAATCCCCTCAGTGCCTTGAGTATGTTATTGTTCATGAATTGGTTCATTTGTTAGAGAAGAAGCATAACAAGATATTTACAGGCTACATGAATAAGTTTTTGCCCGATTGGAGAACAACTAAGGCAGAACTTAATGCACAAATATTAGATTATATGGAGGAATAG
- a CDS encoding recombinase family protein — protein sequence MKIWNVAIYARVSTDKKEQEESMPAQVQSLKKWLSEKAKEDTTSFYNLVEIYEDKGFTGSNFDRKDFNRMIEDIEAKKINMVLTRDLSRFARNYIDAGYYIENYFIVNQIRFVCTLDNVDNFEEINDIIPFKNILNEYYIKDCSKKVRDALKQRMIRGSSIASRPPYGYKFEVIYEGDNKTITLVPADDETTEVVREIFKLFLNGWGYGRIATYLNSKKIPPPSKKTVTYTNSKFGIWCNGTIKSILTNPKYGGIMMQQRWKKISYKVKTVKPTEVNEWINGGEFKGIIEKDIFEEVQDSIKKRSQKYRYKGDTKHAYSTVLKCNECHGSMSYRKNYNGYKCTNSQKGGGRCSAHSIKEEVLNKIIVQDLRRYVAQFTDEDKICKALTEQKQSKASSFNELEKIKKELKKLDRKFQKVYDDKLNELINQRNFENIVSDIQKKQDALILRKKELENLNEKLECINNTYEHYKDQIGKLINFQLFERELVEKLVSRIIVSEDKLTKVKEVYIYYNFKDSISEMTNNV from the coding sequence ATGAAAATATGGAATGTAGCGATTTACGCAAGAGTATCAACAGACAAAAAAGAACAGGAAGAATCTATGCCAGCACAAGTTCAAAGCCTTAAGAAGTGGTTATCGGAAAAAGCTAAAGAGGATACTACTTCATTTTATAACTTAGTCGAGATATATGAGGACAAAGGTTTCACTGGCTCTAACTTTGACAGAAAAGACTTTAATAGAATGATAGAAGATATTGAAGCCAAAAAGATAAATATGGTTTTGACAAGGGATCTATCAAGATTTGCAAGAAATTATATAGACGCTGGCTACTATATTGAAAATTATTTTATTGTTAATCAGATTAGATTTGTCTGTACTCTGGATAATGTTGATAACTTTGAAGAGATAAATGATATAATACCTTTTAAAAACATTTTAAATGAATATTATATTAAGGATTGCTCCAAAAAAGTTAGAGATGCATTAAAACAAAGAATGATAAGAGGATCAAGTATTGCTAGCAGACCGCCATATGGATATAAATTTGAAGTAATTTATGAAGGTGATAATAAGACAATAACGCTTGTACCTGCCGATGATGAAACTACTGAAGTTGTTAGAGAAATTTTTAAGTTATTTTTGAATGGTTGGGGCTACGGAAGGATAGCAACATATTTAAATAGTAAAAAGATTCCACCACCATCAAAAAAAACAGTTACCTATACAAATTCAAAGTTTGGAATTTGGTGTAATGGAACTATAAAGAGCATACTAACAAATCCTAAATATGGTGGAATAATGATGCAGCAACGATGGAAAAAAATCAGCTATAAGGTCAAAACTGTTAAACCCACTGAAGTGAATGAGTGGATAAATGGCGGAGAGTTTAAGGGGATTATTGAAAAAGATATTTTTGAAGAAGTACAGGATTCTATTAAGAAACGAAGTCAGAAATATAGATATAAAGGAGATACTAAACACGCATATTCTACAGTATTAAAGTGTAATGAGTGTCACGGTTCAATGTCGTATAGGAAAAATTATAATGGGTATAAATGCACCAATTCTCAGAAAGGCGGCGGAAGATGTAGTGCACACTCTATAAAAGAAGAAGTTTTAAATAAAATTATTGTTCAGGACCTACGTAGATATGTAGCACAATTTACTGATGAGGATAAAATATGCAAAGCCCTAACTGAACAGAAGCAAAGTAAAGCTAGCAGTTTTAATGAGCTTGAAAAAATTAAAAAGGAACTTAAGAAGTTAGATAGAAAATTTCAAAAGGTATATGATGACAAACTCAATGAATTAATCAACCAGAGAAACTTTGAAAATATCGTTAGTGATATACAAAAAAAACAGGATGCTCTCATCTTAAGGAAGAAAGAGTTAGAGAATTTAAATGAAAAACTGGAGTGCATTAATAATACTTATGAACATTACAAGGATCAAATAGGTAAGCTTATAAATTTTCAATTGTTTGAAAGAGAGTTAGTGGAAAAGCTTGTTAGTAGAATCATTGTTTCGGAGGATAAGCTAACAAAAGTGAAAGAAGTTTACATTTACTACAATTTTAAGGATAGCATTAGTGAAATGACCAATAACGTCTAA
- a CDS encoding DUF4240 domain-containing protein, whose protein sequence is MGNIENKIIMDENEFWNIISIFDWKYIGNDDKVLKRAINYLAKKSNDDIHKFYEILSQLLYDLDGIEYAKNIGEDSYIDENSYFSVDWFLYVRCAVVANGSTYYYEVLNNPKKMPKDMEFESLLYIAHESYNKKNNDEFDYVPEYDFETFSNKEKWLQRV, encoded by the coding sequence ATGGGAAATATAGAAAACAAAATAATTATGGATGAAAATGAGTTTTGGAATATAATATCAATATTTGATTGGAAATATATAGGTAATGATGATAAAGTTCTTAAAAGGGCTATCAATTATTTGGCTAAAAAGTCAAATGACGATATACACAAATTTTATGAAATACTTTCACAACTACTCTACGATTTAGATGGAATTGAATATGCAAAGAATATCGGTGAGGACTCATATATTGATGAGAATAGCTATTTTTCAGTGGATTGGTTTCTGTATGTAAGATGTGCTGTAGTTGCAAACGGCAGTACCTATTATTATGAAGTTCTAAATAACCCCAAGAAAATGCCAAAAGATATGGAATTTGAGTCATTGCTATATATTGCACATGAGTCTTATAATAAGAAAAACAATGATGAATTTGATTATGTACCAGAATATGATTTTGAAACATTTAGCAACAAGGAAAAATGGCTGCAAAGAGTGTAA
- a CDS encoding cysteine hydrolase → MLYFCPIHGIYFESPDNCYSNYREQVNGTIIDLWNTVSPPPAPVLKSVKADSNTTALLILDMEMSICKSPRCIASITNISNLLTKARNNGMLVIYSLTHNGNPQDIVRQLTPLPGDPIVKSNVDKFYETNLDETLREKDIKTVIVTGFAANGAVLHTTASAAFHGYNVIVPVDCMSTANILYAEQYTAWHMLNSPATRNRTLLTEASLISFTH, encoded by the coding sequence ATGTTATATTTTTGCCCAATACATGGCATATACTTTGAATCCCCAGACAATTGTTACTCTAACTATAGAGAACAGGTCAATGGAACTATAATCGATTTATGGAATACAGTCTCTCCACCTCCTGCACCTGTGCTAAAATCCGTAAAGGCTGATTCCAATACCACTGCACTATTGATTTTAGATATGGAGATGTCTATATGTAAAAGTCCACGCTGTATAGCTTCTATCACTAATATTTCCAATTTACTTACTAAAGCTCGAAATAATGGTATGCTTGTTATCTATAGTCTTACACATAATGGAAATCCTCAAGATATTGTCAGGCAGCTAACCCCTTTACCAGGTGATCCTATTGTAAAATCAAACGTAGATAAGTTTTACGAGACTAACCTAGACGAAACACTTCGAGAAAAAGATATTAAAACTGTTATAGTTACAGGCTTCGCAGCTAATGGTGCAGTACTTCATACAACTGCTAGTGCTGCTTTCCACGGCTATAATGTTATTGTTCCAGTGGACTGTATGTCCACTGCAAATATTCTATATGCAGAGCAATATACCGCATGGCATATGCTAAACAGTCCAGCCACTAGAAACCGAACATTACTGACAGAAGCTAGTTTAATTAGTTTTACACATTAG
- a CDS encoding DUF4304 domain-containing protein, translating into MGKLFLQELLDEIIKETITPELKKSGFKKLARNYYKGFEHFGLCFNIQSSHYNYEEEIKFTFNTGIFVPDLYVIYYNCELPKFPKEYECFNRRRIGELMNSSDYWYTISANTNFEALKNQIKAHFDEFIHPYFLKFNKDKDIIDLYYSKTYSKAPYDYAFLSGFIILYGNHKHGEQLLREHYGNITNDAYRETIRRYSNKLGIFIEI; encoded by the coding sequence ATGGGAAAGTTATTTTTACAGGAACTATTAGACGAAATAATAAAAGAAACAATTACCCCTGAATTAAAAAAAAGCGGATTCAAAAAGTTAGCCAGAAATTACTATAAAGGTTTTGAACATTTTGGATTATGCTTTAATATTCAATCTAGTCATTATAATTATGAAGAGGAAATCAAATTTACATTTAATACTGGAATATTTGTTCCGGATTTATATGTAATTTATTATAATTGTGAACTCCCTAAGTTTCCAAAAGAATATGAATGTTTCAATCGTAGAAGAATTGGAGAACTAATGAATTCATCTGATTACTGGTATACAATCTCAGCAAACACAAATTTTGAAGCATTAAAGAATCAAATTAAGGCTCATTTCGATGAGTTTATACATCCGTATTTTTTAAAGTTTAATAAAGATAAGGACATAATTGATTTATACTACTCGAAAACATATTCGAAAGCCCCTTATGACTATGCATTTCTATCAGGATTTATTATATTATATGGAAATCATAAGCATGGAGAACAGTTATTGCGTGAGCATTATGGCAACATTACAAATGACGCATATAGGGAAACAATAAGAAGATATTCAAATAAGCTAGGGATTTTCATTGAGATATAA
- a CDS encoding GNAT family N-acetyltransferase has protein sequence MIRNTAEYKFRLAEREDDKNILKVYKSIIGTQGCTWDEDYPSMEWIILDIKMKSLYCLTNDKGEILAVATAGPLNELIDLTWDQRMTKPCELARIGVLPSLQNRGIASRLLNAVIEDCKSRGYNGMRFLVSKTNYNAQMLYNKFAFKKVGEVFRYGHDYCSYYKLFN, from the coding sequence ATGATAAGAAATACCGCTGAGTATAAGTTCCGATTAGCTGAACGAGAAGATGACAAGAATATTTTGAAGGTATATAAGAGCATTATAGGAACACAGGGATGCACATGGGATGAAGATTATCCTTCAATGGAATGGATAATATTAGATATAAAAATGAAGTCTCTTTATTGTTTGACCAACGACAAAGGTGAAATCTTAGCTGTGGCAACGGCTGGTCCCCTAAATGAATTAATAGATTTAACATGGGATCAAAGAATGACAAAACCTTGTGAGTTAGCGAGAATAGGGGTTCTTCCTTCACTTCAGAATAGAGGGATTGCCTCAAGATTATTAAATGCGGTAATTGAGGATTGTAAAAGTAGAGGATATAATGGCATGAGATTCCTGGTTAGTAAAACAAATTATAATGCTCAAATGCTATACAATAAATTTGCTTTTAAGAAAGTTGGAGAAGTTTTTAGATATGGACATGATTATTGCTCTTATTATAAACTATTCAATTAA
- a CDS encoding SMI1/KNR4 family protein, with protein MKISNFEFPKLFLDMHNLGWTKPGSDYVWFNDMEWYSFDEILTWEDNKESHIVNSPFIIPFAHTGGGDVWGWYIEDIKNPIVVLCYHDDTIGKVYAQNFEEALFRHILEFVSESNFYALRGESYQIDCESAKRYILEWRNKFGQYFNPEWNKEIEKILSLNLKNYKDIRLPRVNLEYEVFITPEETEKLINKYIMFGKIDTEVVWDIE; from the coding sequence ATGAAAATAAGTAATTTTGAATTCCCTAAATTATTTTTGGACATGCATAATTTGGGATGGACTAAACCTGGCTCCGATTATGTTTGGTTTAATGATATGGAGTGGTACTCATTTGATGAAATTCTTACATGGGAAGATAATAAAGAAAGTCATATTGTCAACTCACCATTTATTATTCCATTTGCGCATACTGGAGGCGGTGATGTTTGGGGATGGTATATTGAAGATATAAAAAATCCGATTGTTGTGCTTTGTTATCATGATGATACAATTGGCAAAGTATATGCTCAAAATTTTGAGGAAGCCTTATTCAGGCATATACTAGAATTTGTATCAGAAAGTAATTTCTATGCTTTAAGAGGTGAAAGTTATCAAATAGACTGTGAAAGTGCGAAAAGATATATTTTGGAATGGAGAAACAAATTTGGTCAATATTTTAATCCTGAGTGGAATAAAGAAATAGAGAAAATATTATCTTTAAATCTAAAAAATTATAAGGATATACGCTTGCCAAGGGTTAACTTAGAATATGAAGTATTCATAACACCGGAGGAAACAGAAAAGCTAATAAACAAGTATATAATGTTCGGCAAGATTGATACTGAAGTTGTTTGGGATATTGAATAA